One window from the genome of Eublepharis macularius isolate TG4126 chromosome 15, MPM_Emac_v1.0, whole genome shotgun sequence encodes:
- the LOC129343064 gene encoding phospholipase A2 inhibitor NAI-like has translation MKTLLGPFIAFGLAAMGSSLKCEVCTGIGTNCSGNTMPCEADEDVCVTTIAQNSVAGFLMQMVVKNCGSLDTCRYGPKYMNFGQGKIIQSSVSCCEGDACQTEIPLMPPANTEPNGNQCPACYALSSTSCPDETVDCLGSEDHCLDMETRVTYGNVVLNSIQKGCVSKSVCDDLKIGDTEITGGTASATILKSECKPATIKS, from the exons ATGAAGACTCTCTTGGGACCGTTCATAGCTTTTGGCCTTGCTGCTATGG GCTCTTCTTTGAAGTGTGAAGTTTGCACTGGTATCGGCACCAACTGCAGTGGCAATACCATGCCCTGTGAAGCTGACGAAGATGTGTGCGTGACTACCATAGCCCAAAACTCCGTTG CTGGATTCCTGATGCAGATGGTGGTGAAGAATTGTGGATCCTTAGATACCTGTAGGTATGGACCCAAGTATATGAATTTCGGGCAAGGGAAAATCATCCAGTCAAGTGTCAGTTGTTGTGAGGGCGATGCCTGCCAAACAGAAATCCCTCTAA TGCCACCAGCCAACACTGAGCCCAATGGGAATCAATGCCCAGCCTGCTATGCTTTGTCATCTACCAGTTGCCCTGATGAGACTGTAGACTGCCTTGGATCTGAGGACCACTGTCTTGATATGGAAACGAGAGTCACTTATG GAAATGTTGTTCTGAACAGCATCCAGAAGGGTTGCGTCAGCAAGTCTGTGTGTGACGATTTGAAAATTGGTGACACAGAAATTACTGGGGGTACTGCTAGTGCTACCATCCTAAAGAGTGAATGCAAACCTGCCACCATCAAGTCCTAA
- the LOC129343065 gene encoding phospholipase A2 inhibitor NAI-like yields the protein MQALFGLCLLSGLLTTGISLECETCVGPGDSCSGKNETCPSGLDACGTFVIEASQGGQTVTAISKTCTTKDTCAQLKPGASLSIGDVTGTIKQAVCDKALPTSASVLLALSGFLLLKVFF from the exons ATGCAAGCTCTCTTTGGTCTCTGCCTCCTCTCTGGGCTTCTCACTACAG GCATCTCTTTGGAGTGTGAAACATGCGTTGGTCCAGGCGACAGCTGCAGTGGCAAGAATGAAACTTGTCCTTCAGGCCTAGATGCCTGTGGTACCTTTGTGATTGAAGCTTCACAAG GAGGGCAGACGGTTACCGCGATCTCAAAGACCTGCACCACGAAGGATACCTGCGCTCAGCTAAAACCTGGAGCATCCCTCAGCATTGGTGATGTTACAGGTACTATTAAGCAAGCTGTGTGTGACAAGGCCCTTCCAACATCGGCATCTGTCCTCCTGGCTCTCTCTGGGTTCCTGTTGCTGAAGGTCTTCTTCTAA